The genomic region ACGGTAATAAACAATTTGCTTGTCTGCTTTCTTACTTAATTCATcagtgtataattatgttattgtttgtgttattcGTCATTCTTTTCAAGTGAGTGTGTGGGTtagaaacggtttaagccattaaacattaattttggaatggaaatatgaaaatctgcgatctgatcttttgtcagcagtcttttaacactggtttgcaggtatttacgcaaacaattgctcattccaagacaaacaataaaaaagtttgaaaaacggtaaatctgtgagagtgcagctttaagtgtacGGTAATACTGAGGGTGAGTTCCGTGGTCAACGGTGATTTAAATGAGGTCAAACCCCGCTGCCCTATGTTACCTTTTCCACGAGGAGATTACTTAAGCAACTGTACCATATACCAAGAACAGCGTTACTAGTGGGCACAATACTAATTGGTcaattaagtttaaacatatcttaatGGAGATATCTAAGGTTTAACAAAAACGTACAAAAGAAACTTCATGTTAAGAAATGAATTACAAGTATTTCATGTTATGTCCTGCTGTAAGTGTATCTAAGCCGCGGGGTCCAGAGGCGGTAACGGGTGTTCTGTATTCGCTGCAGCAGACTCTGGAAGGGTTGGGAGCTGACTATGTCTCGCCGGTCAACGGCGTTGGTCGTCCGTCGGACGTCAATGTATATGTCCGGGCTCAGCATCAGGTGGCGAGACATGCACCTCCGGCGAAAGACAAAACTGCGCCCTATTAGGTAGTTGAAATTACCCATGATATGTAAAGGATGATCCCCGTTCACCAATACACTGTCTACATCTGAGTTCCCTTCCGCTACGTACATGGACCTGAATGTtgtgaacggaaatatgacaggATCCTGGGTAAGAAATAAGTCCGAGACAGTCACTCTGGTTTCCGATAAACTACTGCTTATCTTAAGCTTACTTGATCCGCCATTTTTGTAAAGCAGTTCGATCCCTAAATTTGTAGCATCTATGTAAGCGTCAGTAATAGAAGCGTATGGCCGAACCATAGTCGGATCAGTTTGACCAATTATAACAGATGATCCAAAAGGAATCCATTCGAGTCCTTCTGGTGGGACTGGCAGGAGACGGGCATTGCCGTCCTGGTAAAGTACAAACACCTGCGCATAACCACCGTTCCAAGGAATCGGGCGGTAGATGCGAAAGTAGGATACGTTGTGATATGAACGTCCCGTTGCTGCAAGATGGACAGTCATTGAGTCAGGGTTGAGCCACCAAAAGTCGCTGAAGACCACCTCCACGATAGTGTCGTCGCCCTTGTAGATCCGCTCCACCTTGTCCGCCAGCATTGGCCGCCGCTCCAAGGACAAGTGCTCCATGTGCAGCGGCTTTGTCGAGTTAGATTCCACATGCATTATGATTACGTTGTAGTCCTCGCTCGTCCAGCTGAAATCACGTGTGTTCCACTCAGCTTCTCGTTTTGACGGTAAGAGCAGCCTCATTTCTGGTGAGGAAGTTTCAGCCATTCGTCCTTTGTAACTAAACTTAAGTTGCACTAAGTCTGTCAATCCATCGAATCGCACCCTAAAAATCGTTCCCATTTCGCTGTCAATCATCCCGTTCTTTTTCCCCTCTAACTTGAAGAACAAAATTATCCTGACCGCGATCTTTGAATTTGTGCTCTCCGTTGGTTGAGTAATAACCAATTTTGCTTTGTTAGAGTTTAGGATTTCCCCGTTCTTAGATGGTAGGAGTACATTACTAAATGACCAGTAGAACGGTGACAAATGCGGACAGCCTGTCGTATTCTCTGTGCGGTAGTTGGTAAAGGCCCGATAATGGGGTAGAGCTGCAGTTATTTCGTACTCTTGGACGCTTGGATTAAATATTGGCATGTTTATATTGTCGACTTCTGGACATGTAGTTTTGTAAGACTCTTGCACAAGAAATGACGCTTCAGTTTCAACGTCATTGCGACGTACGTTGTAGTCCTGGTCAGCGGTGCACGTGAGTTGACACGTGAATATGTCATCTGTGAGCttttcatcttcaatatcgaGGAGGATGTGATCTATCGCCAGTCCATCTGCGGTACCATTGAACCGAACCTTAAATGTAATTAAAGGGCAACTTAATGGACATTTTAAAACTTGGGTGttcaacattattatatttaacagaTTAAAAAGTTAATTAGTAATGTGTAAATGACTTTTATCGACACCGCAACATTCTGAAATCAAGAGTATCATTCACCAGTAACTGTAGTTGTCTGTTGTACAAGGCCGTAAAATGCAGtaattaaagttgttgttttttaaagttgcTACATACCGAAAGCGTGTGCCAGCCCATGTGGAGGTAAAGGGGTCGCCGGTTCAAGTTGCCTGTTGACCAAAATCTGGACCAGTTGTGATTCGGGTCCTCCGGCGAGAGAAACGAGTAGATATTCACTCTGTCCACCTCTATCATGACATTTTCGCTGTGGTTGCCATTTGAGAAACGGAAGTCGCGAATCGTTATGTTAGACTCGCGGCGGAGACAAAAATTAATGCTGAGCTTCTTGTTGGGTTCCAGGATGACAGCATTTCCGTTAGAGGCGTTCCGGAGACTCCAGATCGGGTGATTTTCTCTGTTCCTGCCGGTGTCTCCCTGTATCGTGAACATTTTGGCCATTACCGGCCCCATCACAGCCAGTAGACCTAAAGAAATTATCCAGATCCtcattgtataaaatatattattgcatTAACGTAAACATGAATGTGAAACGGGCCGCCACCAGAGCGTAAACTGGTTCGAGTTTGGCAAACGTTGGTTTAAATGAGTAGTGAAATAACGAttcgcaaaagataaatctttcATGGTGTCTATTAAACGTGACGTTACAGGGCACGCACATATAGAAAACCGCATTTTTACATTTGATCTCGCTAATTTACGCACACCCTTTTCTTCTCTTAAATAAAAACGATGCGTGCATGGAATTATTAATTcgtatttcttttcaaatgtttttgaaaaaatgatcTAAGCATAATGTACAGCTAAAGACAATTTGGCGTGAAAGTATCAAGTTAAATCAACTTAACTCAATGAACTACAAATGTTATTTACCTTATCCAAAGAGTCATTGTTTTGCTTAGTATGGTGTTGTGTACATGCCTTatagtattaaatgattgtggGAGTAATCATCGGTAAAAGAGGTAATGCTTCTTTAATGGTATTGAATGATTGTGGGAGTAATTATCGGTAAAAGAGGTAATGTTTCTTTAATGGCATTGACTGATTGTGGGAGTCATCATCGGTAAAAGAGGTAATGCTTCTTTAATAGCATTGAATGATTGTGGGAGTGATCATCGGTAAAAGAGGTAATGCTTCTTTAATGGCATTAAATGATTGTGGGAATGATCATCGGTAAAAGAGGTAATGCTTCTTTAACGGTATTGAATGATTGTGGGAGTGATCATCGGTAAAAGAGGTAATGCTTCTTTAATGGCATTGAATGATTGTGGGAGTGATCATCGGCAGTAGAGGTAATTCTTCTTTAACGGTATTGAATGATTGTGGGAGTGATCATCGGTAAAAGAGGTAATGCTTCTTTAACGGTATTGAATGATTGTGgaagtcatcatcatcagtagaGGTAATGCTTCTTTAACGGTATTGAATGATTGTGGAAGTCATCATCGGCAGTAGAGGTAATTCTTCTTTAACGGTATTAAATGATTGTGGAAGTCATCATCGGCAGTAGAGGTAATTCCTCTTTAACGGTATTGAATGATTGTGGAAGTCATCATCGGCAGTAGAGCTAATGCTTCTTTAACGGTATTGAATGATTGTGGAAGTCATCATCATCCGTAGAGGTAATGCTTCTTTAACGGTATTGAATGATTGTGgaagtcatcatcatcagtagaGGTAATGCTTCTTTAACGGTATTGAATGTTTGTGgaagtcatcatcatcagtagaGGTAATGCTTCTTTAACAGTATTGAATGATTGTGGAAGTCATCATCGGCAGTAGAGGTAATTCTTCTTTAACGGTATTGAATGATTGTGGAAGTCATCATCGGCAGTAGAGGTAATGCTTCTTTAACAGTATTGAATGATTGTGGAAGTCATCATCGGCAGTAGAGGTAATTCTTCTTTAACGGTATTGAATGATTGTGgaagtcatcatcatcagtagaGGTAATGCTTCTCTAACGGTATTGAATGATTGTGGAAGTCATCATCGGCAGTAGAGGTAATTCTTCTTTAACGGTATTGAATGATTGTGgaagtcatcatcatcagtagaGGTAATTCTTCTGTAACGGTATTGAATGATTGTGgaagtcatcatcatcagtagaGGTAATGCTTCTTTAACAGTATTGAATGATTGTGGAAGTCATCATCGGCAGTAGAGGTAATTCTTCTTTAACGGTATTGAATGATTGTGgaagtcatcatcatcagtagaGGTAATGCTTCTTTAACAGTATTGAATGATTGTGGAAGTCATCATCGGTAGTAGAGGTAATGCTTCTTTAACGGTATTGAATGATTGTGgaagtcatcatcatcagtagaGGTAATGCTTCTTTAACAGTATTGAATAATTGTGGAAGTCATCATCGGCAGTAGAGGTAATTCTTCTTTAACGGTATTGAATGATTGTGGAAGTCATCATCGGCAGTAGAGGTAATTCTTCTTTAACGGTATTGAATGATTGTGGAAGTCATCATCGGCAGTAGAGGTAATTCTTCTTTAACGGTATTGAATGATTGTGGAAGTCATCATCGGCAGTAGAGGTAATGCTTCTTTAATGGTATCGAATGATTGTGGAAGTCATCATCGGCAGTAGAGGTAATTCCTCTTTAACGGTATTGAATGATTGTGGAAGTCATCATCGGCAGTAGAGGTAATTCTTCTTTAACGGTATTGAATGATTGTGGAAGTCATCATCGGTAAAAGAGGTAATGCTTCTTTAACGGTATTGAATGATTGTGAAAGTCATCATCGGTAAAAGAGGTAATGCTTTTTTAACGGTATTGAATGATTGTGGAAGTCATCATCGGCAGTAGAGGTAATGCTTCTTTAACGGTATTGAATGATTGTGGAAGTCATCATCGGCAGTAGAGGTAATGCTTCTTTAACGGTATTGAATGATTGTGGAAGTCATCATCGGCATTAGAGGTGATTCCTCTTTAACGGTATTGAATGATTGTGGAAGTCATCATCGGCAGTAGAGGTAATGGTTCTTTAACAGTATTGAATGATTGTGGAAGTCATCATCGGCAGTAGAGGTAATTCCTCTTTAACGGTATTGAATGATTGTGGAAGTCATCATCGGCAGTAGAGGTAATGCTTCTTTAACGGTATTGAATGATTGTGGAAGTCATCATCGGCAGTAGAGGTAATGCTTCTTTAACGGTATTGAATGATTGTGGAAGTCATCATCGGAAGTAGATGGAAAGCTTCTTTAATGGTATCGAATGATTGTGGAAGTAATCATCGGTAGTAGAGGCAATGTTTCTGTAATGGTATTGAATGATTGTGTAAGTCATCATCGGCAGTAGAGGCAATGTTTCTTTAATGGTATTGAATGATTGTGGGAGTCATCATCGGCAGTAGAGGTTATTCTTCTTTAACCGTATCGAATGATTGTGGAAGTCATCATCGGTAGAAGAGGCAATGTTTCTTTAACAGTATTGAATGATTGTGGGAGTCATCATCGGCAGTAGAGGTTATTCTTCTTTAACCGTATTGAATGATTGTGGAAGTCATCATCGGCAGTAGAGGTAATGCTTCTTTAACGGTATTGAATGATTGTGGAAGTCATCATCGGCAGTAGAGGTAATGCTTCTTTAACGGTATTGAATGATTGTGGAAGTCATCATCGGAAGTAGATGGAAAGCTTCTTTAATGGTATCGAATGATTGTGGAAGTAATCATCGGTAGTAGAGGCAATGTTTCTGTAATGGTATTGAATGATTGTGGAAGTCATCATCGGCAGTAGAGGCAATGTTTCTTTAACGGTATTGAATGATTGTGGGAGTCATCATCGGCAGTAGAGGTTATTCTTCTTTAACCGTATCGAATGATTGTGGAAGTCATCATCGGTAGAAGAGGCAATGTTTCTTTAACGGTATTGAATGATTGTGTAAGTCATCATCGGCAGTAGAGGCAATGTTTCTGTAATGGTATTGAATGATTGTGGAAGTCATCATCGGCAGTAGAGATTATTCTTCTTTAATAGTATCGAATGATTGTGGGAGTAATCATCGGTAGAAGAGGTAATGCATCTTTAATGGTCGCAAAAGATTGGTAAAGATAAGTTTATTACTCAAGGGGGAGGACGttatttcgtttcatgcaaacattaagtgagaaaaatgtttcttggcaAACAAAAAGTACCGATTCtggtaccaacttttgcctggtaagtgggctttttcttaaaattttgaaaaatgtatgcgtccagtatgtggcgaaaaacatattcttcgatcgacatcttagtttggtttcataactttaaagataaaaaagttattgaacagattaTGGCTTTGGagtcaatatttacaaataaacgtgttgattttatccacattgtttttattttctcggcaaatatgggcatgttgtaactgtgcttgtatgtatatattcctattttccaAACTTCATGGTTATTACTCAACTGTACATGTTTCCAGGACGAGTTTTTGTACCTTAACCCCCGATTAtgtttattgcaagcacattacccactttttggtgaaatgtaaacaCACTTATGCACAATTGTTAAGCCTTAAGAGGATACGTTTTTAGTTCTAATAATTGCGAATGATCACGAGTCTTTCAGTTTGGTATGTGAtgtgtatcataatttgaaGTCAATGACCTTTTCACTTCAGGAACGGACTTGAACTTCGAGTTCATTTTACAACGTTTAAAactatgtttacaaaattatcaCTTATTTGAGATTTTAATAACTCAATTACAGTAGAAATCTAGGTCAAAGATGATTTAGGATAACGTTCTCATGTCCTAGTGTGAAGAATTTACTTTAGGTGTTATTAGGCTGCTTCATCCGCAGGTAGGAAAATAgtccttcataaaaacattttgtttacaataaagaacataaatcatgtcttagttataaaacaattttcaaaagttaaactttaaaacaacataaatacatattccAATCCGTAACGTCATTACGAGGTAACGTTTGACGCGAGTGTGTACgataaattgtgtcatttcGCGGTTGAAGTTTTAAAAGATCTTTAAATAATCATTGTCACTGTCGCTTTAAATTGTAAGAATTCGCTTCCTTGCTGGTGGATTACCACAAGGGTTTTTATTTCTGATAAATGTGCACATGTATATTTCTCCCGTGAATTGGAGACTAAAAAAGTTGTAAGATCCACCAGAAACAGTGAGATTTGAGTGGCTGTTTGAACTTGAATTGCTTCGGATCTGCCTAGATTAAGCATTTTCATTGAAGTTTACGGGGTATTTTCACTGGAGTACAGGATGTTGGACATTTCCTTGAGTTGTTTTGGATTTATATGGCTATATCTGTTAATACATGCGATGTTTTTCTCAATGTCCCGTTATTTGAATAATCGGGTTCGCAGGAACATCATTGTCATTCAATTTGTGAACGCGGATATGTTCTGGCGCTGTGACGAGAGAGTCgtttgtttggattaagccCAGCTATCTTCACCAGTCGTTTCATGAAACCAACAGGATATGTTTTAACCAAGTGTCAAATGCATATATTAGTTTAATATTGTTGACAGCGCGTATGGATACATTTGTCTGTGATGCGGTTACCTAATTTGAATAGTTAAAatattacactagttatatatatGGACTCTGTTGCGTGGGTATATATTAGTCCTGTGCCGTAAGTAATGTTATCTTCAGTTAGTTCTCGTAAATTTGTGTGGAAACCCTTGCTTTGTCGGTATAGAcaccaaaaagttttttaaaagccggaaaattgaaaaaaaaagccggaaaattgacaaaatgtttgGTCTTCTAGAAATATAACAAGACTGGGGAGctttaatagtaaaataaatgatGCTTGGAATAGTATGACattattttgttctattttttccTGGTATACTCAAGTGTACACTAAAAGACAACTGCCTAACGTCAGTTAATGATGACACGGAGCTAATGATGACAGTGACTAGATCATAGAATCCCTGCTGAACCTAAAAGTGTTTCGTTTGTACCAATATGTACAGTGTATTTTTTCATTGCGTAAACAAACAACTGTTTACATTGAACTGACAATAGGGAGGTTGCGAAACATGAATTGTGCGTGTACTTGTTCGTGAATAcgttaaaaaaggtaaaaaaaataaaatgtcggCTTCAAAAGATAAATAAAGGAAACGTATACGTCTTAAAGGCGCTTCTTTTTCTGGATGTATTGGtacaaaaaacatacaaaagtaTAAACTAACAGctaaaatatgaatgaaaaatcGACTGTGACGGCTCCGGGACAACCAGAAGTGGGTTCAACGGCggcatttaattttaatgaagcGAGATCATTGTTAAAGAAACTCAAACAGGACGAGAAAAAGAAGGACAAAACGACTGTAGAAACAATCAAGGAGAACGCGACAaaagaaaaagacaaaattCAAGGTCAAAAGGTGAGAAAACAGTATGAACTCAACACAGAAAAGGCTCTAAAGAAGAAGTTAGATGCGGCGAATAGTACCACATTCTCAATCATTCAAACAGGAATAAGACTGCATATGAATGTGGGTATGTATgaactttttaaacatacagCTTATCAGTATTATACGTCAGACGAAATGAAAGCAGATTGCACTAATGCCACGGATAAAAAAACCCAGAACATTGTTGAAACCCGGTATAGAGTAGTAGTTGATGACTTCGAGCATTACACAATTAACTTTTACCATACAACTAGTTCAATGCTTAAAAATGGAAAAGGTGTACAGCAGTTTATGACAAAAGACATGTGTGAAATCTTGTCAAAACTTGAAAACAGACTTAATGAAGAAGGCATCACGCTCGACGATTTTAATGAGAAAATACGACAAAAAATCATCACAGCATTGTCAGAAGTTTCTTATGCAGAAAAAACTTCGCAACACACATCCCAAATTATTCAGGATAATACTGAATCGAAAGACTCAATACTGAGTGAACTTGATCCAGATGAACTTATAATACTTGAAGAAACTGGCGCGGATAACTCGTGTGACGAGAGTACATTAAACGAAATTGTAGACACATGTACGGAACCTAACAATGAAACACGTCTACTGAAATATTTACAGGCAGACGTGGCCGATCTGAAAGACATATTACTATGTCATATTGAGAATACAAACTCTAATttttaaagactaaaaataTCGTCAAGGAAAATCAGAGAGTCGGcgtgagataaaaaaaaatcccgaatTTACAAAAGACACCAATAACGAGGCAAGTTGCAGTGAAGATGTACAATTGCTTCCAGAGACAACATTGTTGATATGAGATTCTATTctcaaaaatgtaaattttagaggacaagaaaatgttgaaattcgAATGATAAGAGGGGGGAAAGTTAACCATGTTGGTTTTAGCTTGGGAAAATGGCAAGTAGACGACTTGAAAAACGTTATTATGTATATCGGTGGGAACGATGTATCTGATGGCCAGGATCTTCACGAAATGTATAAACAACTGAAATATGGAATAGAATAAGTACAACGTAGAAATCCGTACTGCGAAATGTACGTTGCACCATTTGTCCCCGGGCCGACTATGACGTCAGCCATGCTAATAAAATGCTGGCACCGCTGTGCGAAGAAACAGGAGCCAAacttattaatacatttaataagttTGTATTCGGTAACGGTTCCTCAATCCTGGAGTGTTATAACCACGACGGTactcatttgaacaaaaaaggAACAAGTGTTTTAGTTCGTGTAATTAACACGTCGGTGAAAATAATTCGAAGGTCATCAGACGCAGGAAGTTATCTCTCCGAAACGGCGGTGCAGTGCGAAACACACATAAACCCGAAGCAGCTTATAGGACAGATAGTCAAAGAAAATCTGCCGTACAGCGCGGAGAAAGAACAAGGAGGCACTCGGGCAATATAAACGGTAAATCCCCTCGGCAAAATGTTGCCGGCATTGACAGAGAACGAGATATACCCGTAGATCGTAATAAATGGGGTACCCACTGGAGAATGCAGAACCACAATACCAGCGATTGTGGAGGAAGGCGGCATGCTGGAATTACACATTTTAGTTCTAGCTCTTACCGGAAGTTTGTCCGCCGACAAACACAATCAAAGTAATGAAactgtttttcatattattcCATGTAATACGTTTATACTGATACCATTacaattattgtatatatatatatatatatatatatatatatatagtaaattcTGTAATATTATGGACAAGTATATTATAATGCAGGAATTTCAATCAGTTATCGCAATCAAAATTGTGCTAATCCAAATGCATGTAACTCTGACTATTTGTTACAACCTACGGTTCAGCCTCAAAATATATATCCATTTACGTCATGTACGGTGAAAACCAAAACTGATTTGATAAGAAATATaggttttaataataatatttcgaCTTTGccaattaaaaatgacaaaaagaatCATAAAGGCTTACACATAGTCagtttaaatattctatatcTATATCTAATCTATTGATagtttacaatgcatatatcatgtcaaacatggAGTACTGTTGTAGTGTCTGGGGACTTACACATTCCTCAGATACCACAAAAATCACTAATATTCAGAAAAGAGCGATTAAGCTAATAATGAAGTCGGGAACTAGCCACTGtggaaacatattcaaacagtcagggttgctatcttttgaagacaggtgctattatcacctttcattacttgttttcaaaagcatgaaatgtttgactCCT from Mya arenaria isolate MELC-2E11 chromosome 3, ASM2691426v1 harbors:
- the LOC128227271 gene encoding uncharacterized protein LOC128227271 yields the protein MRIWIISLGLLAVMGPVMAKMFTIQGDTGRNRENHPIWSLRNASNGNAVILEPNKKLSINFCLRRESNITIRDFRFSNGNHSENVMIEVDRVNIYSFLSPEDPNHNWSRFWSTGNLNRRPLYLHMGWHTLSVRFNGTADGLAIDHILLDIEDEKLTDDIFTCQLTCTADQDYNVRRNDVETEASFLVQESYKTTCPEVDNINMPIFNPSVQEYEITAALPHYRAFTNYRTENTTGCPHLSPFYWSFSNVLLPSKNGEILNSNKAKLVITQPTESTNSKIAVRIILFFKLEGKKNGMIDSEMGTIFRVRFDGLTDLVQLKFSYKGRMAETSSPEMRLLLPSKREAEWNTRDFSWTSEDYNVIIMHVESNSTKPLHMEHLSLERRPMLADKVERIYKGDDTIVEVVFSDFWWLNPDSMTVHLAATGRSYHNVSYFRIYRPIPWNGGYAQVFVLYQDGNARLLPVPPEGLEWIPFGSSVIIGQTDPTMVRPYASITDAYIDATNLGIELLYKNGGSSKLKISSSLSETRVTVSDLFLTQDPVIFPFTTFRSMYVAEGNSDVDSVLVNGDHPLHIMGNFNYLIGRSFVFRRRCMSRHLMLSPDIYIDVRRTTNAVDRRDIVSSQPFQSLLQRIQNTRYRLWTPRLRYTYSRT